The Megalobrama amblycephala isolate DHTTF-2021 linkage group LG7, ASM1881202v1, whole genome shotgun sequence genome window below encodes:
- the sts gene encoding steryl-sulfatase isoform X2 — MTAAKQRMHGTGCIMKSLLWILCTLGLLPCTNAQSGTKPNFVFMLVDDLGIGDLGCYGNTTLRTPNIDRLALEGVKLTQHIAAAPLCTPSRAAFLTGRYPIRSGMAAQGRMGVFLFSASSGGLPQEEISFAKAVKGQGYSTAVIGKWHLGLNCEDSADYCHHPKSHGFDYFYGTIMTHLRDCQPGHGSVLHHVHDHIPYKALGIGLVSLVLLHIKGTITVTRKVVFGFLVLVGVLVSVFGAVLYTFPNLNCFVMRGTEIVEQPYTSENLTQRMTSEAIEYLERNSERPFLLFFSFIQVHTGLFASPLFRGKSQHGLYGDAVMEVDWSVGQIMQTLERLNLKQNTLVYMTSDQGPHLEEISIHGEMHGGYNSIYKAGKSTNWEGGIRIPGILHWPGVLPAGKVIDEPTSNMDIFPTVLNLAGAFIPSDRVIDGHDLLPLLQGQVERSEHEFMFHYCNAELNAVRWHPPNSSAIWKAFFFTPDFYPENSSACFHTHICFCIKPFITFHDPPLLYDLSRDPSESTPLSPDTEPQFYSVLEVIRAAVSRHTQSLKPVPIQLSPLQMIWKPWLQPCCSSLSQLCRCERDHQIEKLRHELQEE, encoded by the exons ATGACTGCTGCTAAGCAGAGAATGCATGGAACAG GGTGTATAATGAAATCCCTTCTATGGATCCTGTGCACTCTTGGCCTGCTTCCCTGTACTAATGCACAGAGTGGTACAAAACCTAATTTTGTCTTTATGTTGGTGGATGATTTGGGAATTGGAGACCTTGGATGCTACGGAAACACAACCCTCag GACGCCTAACATTGACAGACTAGCCCTGGAAGGGGTGAAACTGACCCAACACATAGCTGCTGCGCCGCTCTGCACTCCCAGCAGGGCAGCCTTCCTCACAGGCAGATACCCTATCCGATCAG GTATGGCAGCACAAGGCCGTATGGGAGTTTTTCTCTTTTCTGCATCATCAGGAGGCCTTCCACAAGAGGAAATCAGCTTTGCGAAGGCTGTCAAAGGGCAAGGCTATTCCACTGCTGTAATTG ggaaaTGGCACCTGGGTCTCAACTGTGAAGACAGTGCCGACTACTGCCACCATCCTAAATCTCATGGCTTTGACTACTTCTATGGCACTATTATGACGCACCTTCGGGACTGCCAGCCTGGACATGGCTCTGTCTTGCATCACGTCCATGATCACATTCCATATAAAGCCCTTGGTATTGGTCTAGTTTCCCTGGTGTTACTCCATATTAAAGGGACAATAACTGTGACCAGGAAGGTAGTTTTTGGTTTTCTGGTCCTGGTAGGGGTATTGGTGAGTGTCTTTGGTGCGGTGTTATACACATTCCCCAATCTAAATTGCTTTGTCATGCGAGGGACGGAGATTGTTGAGCAACCATATACATCAGAGAACCTCACTCAAAGGATGACCAGTGAAGCCATAGAGTATCTGGAAAG gaATTCAGAGAGGCCTTTCTTGCTCTTCTTCTCATTCATTCAAGTCCACACTGGACTTtttgcctctcctctcttcagGGGGAAAAGCCAGCATGGCCTCTATGGTGATGCAGTCATGGAGGTAGACTGGAGTGTAG GTCAAATCATGCAGACCCTGGAGCGCTTAAACTTGAAGCAAAATACTCTGGTGTACATGACTTCAGATCAGGGGCCTCACCTGGAAGAGATTTCCATCCACGGAGAAATGCACGGGGGTTATAACAGCATATACAAAG CTGGCAAGTCGACCAATTGGGAAGGTGGGATTCGGATACCAGGGATTCTTCATTGGCCAGGTGTCTTGCCTGCCGGGAAGGTCATTGATGAGCCCACTAGCAACATGGATATTTTCCCCACGGTGCTGAATTTAGCTGGTGCTTTCATACCCAGTGACAG AGTCATTGATGGCCATGATCTCTTGCCTCTGCTGCAAGGGCAAGTGGAGCGTTCTGAACATGAATTCATGTTTCATTACTGCAATGCCGAACTGAATGCTGTCCGATGGCACCCGCCTAACA GTAGTGCAATCTGGAAGGCCTTTTTCTTTACACCTGACTTCTACCCAGAGAACAGCTCTGCGTGCTTCCACACTCATATCTGCTTCTGCATCAAGCCATTTATCACGTTCCATGACCCTCCGCTGCTTTATGACCTGTCGAGAGACCCGTCAGAAAGCACCCCCCTAAGTCCAGACACTGAGCCCCAGTTCTACTCAGTTCTAGAGGTCATAAGGGCAGCAGTAAGCCGTCATACACAGAGTCTGAAGCCCGTCCCAATACAGCTTTCCCCTCTCCAAATGATATGGAAGCCCTGGCTCCAGccctgctgctcttctctcagTCAGCTTTGCAGATGTGAACGAGATCATCAGATAGAGAAGCTACGACATGAGCTTCAAGAAGAATAG
- the sts gene encoding steryl-sulfatase isoform X1 codes for MSEGLTGVERHEGCIMKSLLWILCTLGLLPCTNAQSGTKPNFVFMLVDDLGIGDLGCYGNTTLRTPNIDRLALEGVKLTQHIAAAPLCTPSRAAFLTGRYPIRSGMAAQGRMGVFLFSASSGGLPQEEISFAKAVKGQGYSTAVIGKWHLGLNCEDSADYCHHPKSHGFDYFYGTIMTHLRDCQPGHGSVLHHVHDHIPYKALGIGLVSLVLLHIKGTITVTRKVVFGFLVLVGVLVSVFGAVLYTFPNLNCFVMRGTEIVEQPYTSENLTQRMTSEAIEYLERNSERPFLLFFSFIQVHTGLFASPLFRGKSQHGLYGDAVMEVDWSVGQIMQTLERLNLKQNTLVYMTSDQGPHLEEISIHGEMHGGYNSIYKAGKSTNWEGGIRIPGILHWPGVLPAGKVIDEPTSNMDIFPTVLNLAGAFIPSDRVIDGHDLLPLLQGQVERSEHEFMFHYCNAELNAVRWHPPNSSAIWKAFFFTPDFYPENSSACFHTHICFCIKPFITFHDPPLLYDLSRDPSESTPLSPDTEPQFYSVLEVIRAAVSRHTQSLKPVPIQLSPLQMIWKPWLQPCCSSLSQLCRCERDHQIEKLRHELQEE; via the exons atgagcgaaggtcttacgggtgtggaacggcatgagg GGTGTATAATGAAATCCCTTCTATGGATCCTGTGCACTCTTGGCCTGCTTCCCTGTACTAATGCACAGAGTGGTACAAAACCTAATTTTGTCTTTATGTTGGTGGATGATTTGGGAATTGGAGACCTTGGATGCTACGGAAACACAACCCTCag GACGCCTAACATTGACAGACTAGCCCTGGAAGGGGTGAAACTGACCCAACACATAGCTGCTGCGCCGCTCTGCACTCCCAGCAGGGCAGCCTTCCTCACAGGCAGATACCCTATCCGATCAG GTATGGCAGCACAAGGCCGTATGGGAGTTTTTCTCTTTTCTGCATCATCAGGAGGCCTTCCACAAGAGGAAATCAGCTTTGCGAAGGCTGTCAAAGGGCAAGGCTATTCCACTGCTGTAATTG ggaaaTGGCACCTGGGTCTCAACTGTGAAGACAGTGCCGACTACTGCCACCATCCTAAATCTCATGGCTTTGACTACTTCTATGGCACTATTATGACGCACCTTCGGGACTGCCAGCCTGGACATGGCTCTGTCTTGCATCACGTCCATGATCACATTCCATATAAAGCCCTTGGTATTGGTCTAGTTTCCCTGGTGTTACTCCATATTAAAGGGACAATAACTGTGACCAGGAAGGTAGTTTTTGGTTTTCTGGTCCTGGTAGGGGTATTGGTGAGTGTCTTTGGTGCGGTGTTATACACATTCCCCAATCTAAATTGCTTTGTCATGCGAGGGACGGAGATTGTTGAGCAACCATATACATCAGAGAACCTCACTCAAAGGATGACCAGTGAAGCCATAGAGTATCTGGAAAG gaATTCAGAGAGGCCTTTCTTGCTCTTCTTCTCATTCATTCAAGTCCACACTGGACTTtttgcctctcctctcttcagGGGGAAAAGCCAGCATGGCCTCTATGGTGATGCAGTCATGGAGGTAGACTGGAGTGTAG GTCAAATCATGCAGACCCTGGAGCGCTTAAACTTGAAGCAAAATACTCTGGTGTACATGACTTCAGATCAGGGGCCTCACCTGGAAGAGATTTCCATCCACGGAGAAATGCACGGGGGTTATAACAGCATATACAAAG CTGGCAAGTCGACCAATTGGGAAGGTGGGATTCGGATACCAGGGATTCTTCATTGGCCAGGTGTCTTGCCTGCCGGGAAGGTCATTGATGAGCCCACTAGCAACATGGATATTTTCCCCACGGTGCTGAATTTAGCTGGTGCTTTCATACCCAGTGACAG AGTCATTGATGGCCATGATCTCTTGCCTCTGCTGCAAGGGCAAGTGGAGCGTTCTGAACATGAATTCATGTTTCATTACTGCAATGCCGAACTGAATGCTGTCCGATGGCACCCGCCTAACA GTAGTGCAATCTGGAAGGCCTTTTTCTTTACACCTGACTTCTACCCAGAGAACAGCTCTGCGTGCTTCCACACTCATATCTGCTTCTGCATCAAGCCATTTATCACGTTCCATGACCCTCCGCTGCTTTATGACCTGTCGAGAGACCCGTCAGAAAGCACCCCCCTAAGTCCAGACACTGAGCCCCAGTTCTACTCAGTTCTAGAGGTCATAAGGGCAGCAGTAAGCCGTCATACACAGAGTCTGAAGCCCGTCCCAATACAGCTTTCCCCTCTCCAAATGATATGGAAGCCCTGGCTCCAGccctgctgctcttctctcagTCAGCTTTGCAGATGTGAACGAGATCATCAGATAGAGAAGCTACGACATGAGCTTCAAGAAGAATAG
- the sts gene encoding steryl-sulfatase isoform X3 encodes MKSLLWILCTLGLLPCTNAQSGTKPNFVFMLVDDLGIGDLGCYGNTTLRTPNIDRLALEGVKLTQHIAAAPLCTPSRAAFLTGRYPIRSGMAAQGRMGVFLFSASSGGLPQEEISFAKAVKGQGYSTAVIGKWHLGLNCEDSADYCHHPKSHGFDYFYGTIMTHLRDCQPGHGSVLHHVHDHIPYKALGIGLVSLVLLHIKGTITVTRKVVFGFLVLVGVLVSVFGAVLYTFPNLNCFVMRGTEIVEQPYTSENLTQRMTSEAIEYLERNSERPFLLFFSFIQVHTGLFASPLFRGKSQHGLYGDAVMEVDWSVGQIMQTLERLNLKQNTLVYMTSDQGPHLEEISIHGEMHGGYNSIYKAGKSTNWEGGIRIPGILHWPGVLPAGKVIDEPTSNMDIFPTVLNLAGAFIPSDRVIDGHDLLPLLQGQVERSEHEFMFHYCNAELNAVRWHPPNSSAIWKAFFFTPDFYPENSSACFHTHICFCIKPFITFHDPPLLYDLSRDPSESTPLSPDTEPQFYSVLEVIRAAVSRHTQSLKPVPIQLSPLQMIWKPWLQPCCSSLSQLCRCERDHQIEKLRHELQEE; translated from the exons ATGAAATCCCTTCTATGGATCCTGTGCACTCTTGGCCTGCTTCCCTGTACTAATGCACAGAGTGGTACAAAACCTAATTTTGTCTTTATGTTGGTGGATGATTTGGGAATTGGAGACCTTGGATGCTACGGAAACACAACCCTCag GACGCCTAACATTGACAGACTAGCCCTGGAAGGGGTGAAACTGACCCAACACATAGCTGCTGCGCCGCTCTGCACTCCCAGCAGGGCAGCCTTCCTCACAGGCAGATACCCTATCCGATCAG GTATGGCAGCACAAGGCCGTATGGGAGTTTTTCTCTTTTCTGCATCATCAGGAGGCCTTCCACAAGAGGAAATCAGCTTTGCGAAGGCTGTCAAAGGGCAAGGCTATTCCACTGCTGTAATTG ggaaaTGGCACCTGGGTCTCAACTGTGAAGACAGTGCCGACTACTGCCACCATCCTAAATCTCATGGCTTTGACTACTTCTATGGCACTATTATGACGCACCTTCGGGACTGCCAGCCTGGACATGGCTCTGTCTTGCATCACGTCCATGATCACATTCCATATAAAGCCCTTGGTATTGGTCTAGTTTCCCTGGTGTTACTCCATATTAAAGGGACAATAACTGTGACCAGGAAGGTAGTTTTTGGTTTTCTGGTCCTGGTAGGGGTATTGGTGAGTGTCTTTGGTGCGGTGTTATACACATTCCCCAATCTAAATTGCTTTGTCATGCGAGGGACGGAGATTGTTGAGCAACCATATACATCAGAGAACCTCACTCAAAGGATGACCAGTGAAGCCATAGAGTATCTGGAAAG gaATTCAGAGAGGCCTTTCTTGCTCTTCTTCTCATTCATTCAAGTCCACACTGGACTTtttgcctctcctctcttcagGGGGAAAAGCCAGCATGGCCTCTATGGTGATGCAGTCATGGAGGTAGACTGGAGTGTAG GTCAAATCATGCAGACCCTGGAGCGCTTAAACTTGAAGCAAAATACTCTGGTGTACATGACTTCAGATCAGGGGCCTCACCTGGAAGAGATTTCCATCCACGGAGAAATGCACGGGGGTTATAACAGCATATACAAAG CTGGCAAGTCGACCAATTGGGAAGGTGGGATTCGGATACCAGGGATTCTTCATTGGCCAGGTGTCTTGCCTGCCGGGAAGGTCATTGATGAGCCCACTAGCAACATGGATATTTTCCCCACGGTGCTGAATTTAGCTGGTGCTTTCATACCCAGTGACAG AGTCATTGATGGCCATGATCTCTTGCCTCTGCTGCAAGGGCAAGTGGAGCGTTCTGAACATGAATTCATGTTTCATTACTGCAATGCCGAACTGAATGCTGTCCGATGGCACCCGCCTAACA GTAGTGCAATCTGGAAGGCCTTTTTCTTTACACCTGACTTCTACCCAGAGAACAGCTCTGCGTGCTTCCACACTCATATCTGCTTCTGCATCAAGCCATTTATCACGTTCCATGACCCTCCGCTGCTTTATGACCTGTCGAGAGACCCGTCAGAAAGCACCCCCCTAAGTCCAGACACTGAGCCCCAGTTCTACTCAGTTCTAGAGGTCATAAGGGCAGCAGTAAGCCGTCATACACAGAGTCTGAAGCCCGTCCCAATACAGCTTTCCCCTCTCCAAATGATATGGAAGCCCTGGCTCCAGccctgctgctcttctctcagTCAGCTTTGCAGATGTGAACGAGATCATCAGATAGAGAAGCTACGACATGAGCTTCAAGAAGAATAG